DNA from Arthrobacter sp. PvP023:
GCTCCCACCTGCCGTGGGCCGATCCCCGCCGCGGGTGGGACTTCGTCACCGCCGGGCACGGCGACGTTAGCTGGGAGCCGATCTTCAGGGCACTCAACGCCATCGGCTACGAAGGACCTACCAGCATCGAATGGGAGGACGCCGGTATGGACCGGCTGGTGGGCGCTCCCCAGGCGCTGGACATGGTCCGTGACCTGGCCGCCATACGACCACCCGCTGCCGCGTTTGATGCCGCCTTTGCGACCCGCTGACCTGCAGTACAGAACAGATACCGACTCACACTGATACGCCCCGAAATGAAGGAAACCATGACAAGCAACAACAAAACAGCGCTGGTGGTTCGCGGCGGCTGGGACGGACACCAGCCGGTGGAGGCCACCGAGCTGTTCATCCCCTACCTTAAGGACAACGGCTACGACGTCCGGGTGGAGGAATCACCCAAGATCTACGCTGATACGGAATACATGGCCGGCGTTGACCTGATCGTGCAGTGCATGACGATGTCCACCATCGAGAAGGATGAATTTGAGGGGCTCCGCGCCGCCGTCGAAAACGGCACCGGCCTTGCAGGCTGGCACGGCGGCATCGCCGATTCGTACCGCAATAACTCGGACTACCTTCACCTGATTGGCGGCCAGTTCGCCTGCCATCCGGGCAAGCACGCTGACGAGCGGACCGGCGAGCAGTCGGACAACTACGTCCCTTACACGGTGGACATGCTGCCAGCTGCCGCCGAGCACCCCATCACGCAGGGCATCGCTGACTTTGACCTCGTCACGGAGCAGTACTGGGTTCTCAGCGACGACTACATCGACGTCCTGGCCACCACCACTCAGAAGGTCCGGGAATGGGATCCGTGGAACCGGGAGGTCATCTCGCCTGCCATCTGGACCCGCCAGTGGGGCAACGGCAAAATCTTCGTTTGCACCCCGGGCCACCGCATCGAAGTCCTGCAGGACAAGAACGTCCGCACCATCATTGAAAGGGGTTTGCTGTGGGCAAGCCGTTGAACGTAGGAATCATTGGCTGCGGCAAGATCGTGGCCCAGTACCTGGCCAGCTTCCGCAGGCTGGAGCAGGTGCGTCTGGTGGCTGTTGCAGACCTTGACACTGCCCGCGCACAGGAGGTCGCAGACAGCTACGAAGGCGTCCGGGCCGTCTCGGTCGATGAGCTGATTGCGGCCCACGATATCGACCTCGTCCTAAACCTCACTATCCCCGCCGCCCACGCCGACGTTGCGCTCAAGGCCATCGCTGCCGGCAAGAGCGTTTACGGCGAGAAACCGCTCGCTGCCACCACCGAGGAAGCCCGGGAGGTTATAACCGCCGCCCGCGAAGCCGGCGTTGTGGTCGGCTGCGCCCCGGACACAGTGCTGGGTACCGGCATCCAGACGGCAAGGAAGGCCATCGACGACGGCCTGATCGGTTCCCCGATCGCGGCCACGGCTACTATGGTCACCCCCGGCCACGAGCGCTGGCACCCGAATCCGGACTTCTACTACCAACCCGGTGGCGGACCGCTTCTGGACATGGGCCCCTACTATGTCAGCGCTCTCGTGACGCTACTGGGTCCCGTCGTCTCGGTAATCGGCGCCGCCAGCCACACCCGCACTGAGCGCACCATCGGCTCCGGCGAGCGTGCCGGACAGGTAGTTCCGGTGAACATCGACACCCACGTCACCGGTGTCCTGGTCCACGCGTCGGGGGCCCTTTCGACCCTGGTCATGAGCTTCGACGCCGTGCAAAGCAAGTCCCCCAATATCGAAATCCACGGGGAGAAGGGTTCGCTCTCCGTTCCTGACCCCAACCACTTCGACGGCGACGTGGAGATCTTCCGGCTCGGCGGCGAATCTTGGGAAACGCTCCCTGTATCCGCCGGATACATCGACTCGGGCCGCGGCTACGGCATCGCGGACATCGCGGCAACACCTGCGGGCGCCGAGCCCCGCGCCGGCGGGGCCCTGGCGTTCCACGTGCTCGAAGTAATGGAGTCCGTGCTCGCGGCCGCGCACACGGGAGCCCCGATGCGGATTGCCAGCACAGCCGAGCGGCCCTCGGCCGTCGCATTGGCGGATCTGGCCGCACTGCCCCAAGAAATCAACTCCTAGCTAAGCCATCCGGCCCCGCATCCGCTCCACATCCGCGACGCCGGCGTAGGCGGCCTGCGTTCCCTTCCGGGTGGCGGCGAGTGCCGCCGCCACGGAGGCGAAGGCAGCGGCTTCGGCCAGCGGCTGTCCGGCGGCGAGCCGTGCGGCCACGGCGCCGGTGAACGCATCGCCGGCGCCCGTGGTGTCCACGGCATGGACCTTGACCGGTGCGATCCGGGTGACACGGTCCGTCCCCGAAACCAGCGAGTCCAGGACCACCGAGCCGCTGGCCCCCAACGTGACCAGGACCCGCCGCAGCCCGCGCTCGGCGAAGCGCTCCCGGACCTGGTCCCACGCGGCGTCGTCCGCTTCGGCGCCGGGCATCTCACCCGACCCCAGGAACAGCGACGCCTCGTGCGCGTTGACCAGCAGCACGTCGGCCAGGTCCGCCAGGCTCTGTGGGATCTCGCCGTAAGGCGAGAGGTTCAGCAGGACTGTCGCGCCGGCGTCGTGCCCTGTCCGGGCGGCGGCTTCAACGGTGTCCAGGCTGACCTCGAGGCAGAGACACACCACGGAAGCGCCGTCGAACGCGTCCGCTGACGCCGCAACGTCGGCGGGAGCGAGGGTTCCGTTGGCACCGGCGGAAATGATGATGTTGTTCTCGCCGTGCGCGTCCACCGCGATCACGGCGACTCCCGTGGCGGCGGACTCCGAGGTGCGCACGTGCGAGATGTCCACGCCGGCGCCGGCGGTGGAGGAGAGGAGCATCTCGCCGTTGGAGTCGTCCCCCACGGCGCCGACGAGGCTGACTACCCCGCCCAGCAGGCTTGCCGCCACGGCCTGGTTGGCGCTCTTGCCTCCCGGATTCACCGCGAATCCGGTGCCGTGGACCGTCTCACCCGGCAGCGGAAGCCGTTCGCAATAGATGGTCAGGTCCGCGTTCAGGGAGCCGACGACGACGATCCGGCCGTGCGTTTCGGGTCCGGCGCTCATTCGGCCACCTCGGCTTCAACCGGCTTGGGGATCAGGAGCGAGGCACCGAAGGCGGCAACGGTGATGACCAGGCCGACCACCACGACGGTCAGGTACGACGCCTTGGCGTCGCCGAGGGCCGAGGTTGCCACCAGCACGGCGGGCAGCACCAGGAAGCTGAGTCCGGCGCCGAGGTTGAAGGCACCTGCGTTCATGCCCGGCAGGAAGCCCGGGTTTCCGGCGGGCGAGAGCACCACTCCGAGTCCGTTCAGCATGATGTTGACCGTACCGGCGTACATGATGCCCAGCAAGACCGTACCGGCGATCATCATCGGCAGGCTCCCCAGGCCGAAGAAGGCGATCAGGGCCAGCGCGGCGATACTGCCCAGCAGCCCGATGCGCAGCACCCTGGTGTAGCCAAGGACCGGCGCCAGCCTGCCGCTGAGCGGGCCCACCACCCAGCCAAGCAGGGCATACGGGGTCAGGATGATCAGCGACATTTCCGTGGGACCCACTCCGAAGCCCGGAGCCGCCGCCTGTACGTAAGCGGGGACGATGCCATTGATGACGGCGAAGATTCCGGTCATGGTGAGCGTGGTGGTCAGCAGGGGCGCCCAAGTGGAGCGCTGGCGCAGGTGGACGGTTTCCACCATGGGCTGCTTGGAGCGCTTTTCCACGGTCCAGAACGCGTAAAAGGCGAGCGCGGCGACGGCCACCAGCCCTACGGCCAGCATCAGGGTGCCCGCCGAGAAGCCGCCCACCAGCTTGGAGCCCTCGTTGAGGGCGGTCAGCAGCGCGCCGACGGCCACAACAATGAAGAAGACGCCGAGCCAGTCCATGGTGGTGCCGGCCGCGGGCTTGCTTTCGCCGGCCAGGAGCGCGATCAGCGCTGTAGCCACCAGTGCCAGGACCACCATCAGCCAGAAGATGCTGCGGAAGCCGAAGTGCTCGGCAAAGTAGCCGCCCACGAAGGAGTCAACGCCGGCCACGCCGCCGTTGACCGCCGTGATGAGGCCCATGAGCGTGCCGTATTTGCGAGGATTGCTGACGGCGGAGCGCAGCATGATCAGGCACAGCGGCACGGTGGGGCCGCTGACGCCCTGGATGATGCGGCCCACGAAGAGCCACGTGACGTCCGGGGCGAGCGCGGCGATGACCGAGCCGACGGCCATGAGCAGCATCATGCCGATCAGGATCTTCTTCCGTCCGATGATGTCGCTCAGGCGCGGCAGGAAGAGGGAAAACAGCGCGGCCGCAGTGAAGAACCAGGTCTGGGACAGGCCGATGACGGCCTGGTCGGTGTTGAGTTCCTTCCCCATGGTCACCAGGGCCGGGCTGAGCATGGAGGCATTGAGCTGGAACGCCACGCAGGAGGCCAGCAGGGCCACCATCAGGGCGGTCACGTTGCCGCGGGCGGTCTTGGTTTCGGTGAGGGTGGTCATTTACTTGACCCCTCCGGTTGCCGCGCCGACTGAGACGGCGGCCGGTGCCGCGAGCGCGGGTTCGCCGATCCGGATGAGGGCGTCGGTGACGAGGTCCCAGAACCTTTCGTGGTCCAGGTCGACGGCAACGGAGGTGTTGCAGTCTGCCGGGGCCGGGGCACGGAAGTCTGCAATGGTCATCCCGAGGGTCAGCCTGCCGTGCAGTTCGATGTCCACCGGAACCTTGCGGGTGGTGACAATGCTGGGATCGATCACGTAGGCCACGGCGCAGGGGTCGTGGACCGGCGGGTGGTCGAAGCCCTGGGCGTCCTGGTAGGTCTTGGTGAAGAACTCCATCAGTTCCATGACGAACCTGGCGGGTCCGGTTCCCACGGCGGCGATCTTCTCCACCACTTCGGGGGTGGCCAGTGCCTGGTGGGTGAGGTCCAGGCCCACCATCACTACGGGCCATGCCTCGTTGAACACGATGTGCGCGGCTTCAGGATCGATGATGATGTTGAATTCCGCCACGGCGCTCCAGTTGCCCACGTGGTAGCCGCCGCCCATCAGGACCACTTCCTTGACGCGTTCAACGATGCGCGGTTCCTTGCGGGCCGCCATGGCGATGTTGGTGAGGCCGGCGGTGGGGACCAGGGTCACGGTGCCGGGCTCGTGCTCCATAACAATGTCAATGATGAGGTCGACGGCGTGGCGCGTGTCCAACTCGATGGCGGACTCGGGCTGGGCGGGGCCGTCCATGCCGGATTCGCCGTGGATGTCCGGCGCGGTTTCGATGGTGCGCACCAGCGGGCGGCCGCAGCCGGCGGCGAAGGGGACGCCCGTGATGCCGGCGATCGTGCCGACGGACAGGGCGTTGCGGGTGACCTTCTCGAGGGTCTGGTTGCCCACCACCGTGGTGACGGCAAGCAGTTCGATATCGGGGTTGCCGTGCGCCAGCAGCATGGCCACGGCGTCGTCATGCCCGGGGTCGCAGTCCAGGATGATCTTCTTGCGGGCAGGGGTCACGGGGTTGGGGTCCACGTCTATCTCCACGTCGTTGGGGGCCCGCCCGGAGGCAGGGTGCAAAAGCAAACAGGGAGATCATGACAGCTCCGCGGTACTTACGTCAAGCGCTTAACGTGAATTGCGTTAAGCGCTTGACGCCTTGCGCGGCAAGCAGTCTCACGTGGAACGGCGCAGGCATGCACCTGGCCCACTACGATCGAGGGTATGGATTCCGCGCACCACGTACAGCATTCACCGGGCACGGGACCCAAGGCCGCCGCGCCGCGGGTCACGGCGGCCATGGTTGCCGCCCGCGCGGGGGTTTCCACGGCCACCGTTTCCCTGGTGGCCAACGGCAAGACCCGCGGCCGCGTGTCGGAGGACAACATTTCGCGGGTGCGGGACGCCATCTCCGAACTGGGCTATGTGGTGGACGGCATCGGCAGCTCCCTGGCCAAGGGCGTGAGCTCGATCGTCATCCTTGTGGCGCCGGACATCTCCAACCCGTTCTTCGCCAAGGTGATCACCGGTGTGCGCGAATCCCTGGGCGCCGACTACCAGCTGCTCCTGTCCGTCACGGAGGCCGGAGAGTTTCCGCAGGCCGATGACGTCCGGAAGCTGACGGCGCTGCGGCCCGCAGGGCTGCTGGTGGACGCCCCGGACGCCGAATTCCTGGAGGAACTGTCGGCTGCGGGCCCGCTGGTGCTGCTCGACGCTCCCGGTCTGGAAGCCTACGCCCCGTCGGTGAACCTCGACGTGGCGCACGGCGCCCGGGAGCTGGCGGCGCACCTGGCCGCTGCGGGGCACAAATGCGCGGCTTACGTGGACAGCGTGACGGGCACGGCCACCTTCGACGTTCGGCGCACCGCGTTCCTCGAGGAAGCAGCGGAGCGCGGGATTTCAGTGCCGCCCGAATGCATCATCAGCACCACCATCGACGTCGGGACCGCGGCCGCGGCGTTCGCCCGGGCATGGCCGCAGTGGCAGCGGAACGGGGTTACCGCCGTCGTCTGCGGTACCGATACGCAGGCCTACGGCGTGCTGCAGGAAGCCCGTGTTGCGGGAGTGCGGATCCCCGAAGAACTGGCGGTGGCGGGATTCGATGACCTGCCGTACTCCGCGACCAGCAATCCGGGCCTGACAAGCGTTCACCTGCCGGCCACGCCCCTCGGGCTCAAGGCCGGCGAGCAGTTGCGCTCCCTCATGGAGGGCCGCCCGCTGGAGCAGCCCCAGGTGACACTGGAAAGCTCCTTGGTGGTTCGCGGCTCCACAGCCTGACGAAACTCCCTCAGCGCTGGTTCTGGTCCACGCGTTCGCGCTGCCGCCGGTACGCCCTGATCGAAACCCAGGCAATCAGGGCTGCAAGCGCGGCGTAGACGGCGTAATTGAGGTATTTGGAGTACTCCTCGATGAGGTGGTACTGCGCTCCGAGGAGCACACCGAGACCGATCAACAGGGCATTCCAGAGCCCGCTCCCGGCAATGGTAAAGATGCTGAACGTGGCCAGGTTCATTTTCTCCGCGCCGGCGGGCAGGGAAATCAGGCTGCGCACCCCGGGCAGGAACCGGCCGAAGAACACCGCCGATTTGCCGTGGCGCTGGAACCAGTCGGCGGCTTTCTCGAAGTCCTCGCGGTCCATCAGCGGAAGCCGGGACAGCCCGCGGATGGCACGCTCCAGGCCAAGCTTCGCGCCAATCCAGTACAGCAGCAGCGCACCGGCGTAGGCGCCGAGCGTGCTGGTGAGGAACACGAGGGCCAGGCTCATGCTTCCCTGCTTGGTGAGGAAGCCCGCCAGCGGCAGGATGACCTCGCTCGGGATGGGCGGGATGATGGTTTCGGCGAAGGTGAACAGTCCCACGCCCCACTCCCCCAGCGTATCGATGCCGCGGGCGGCCAAGCCGGCTATCCCCGTGAGCTCGTCAACGGCGTTTGCGGTAGTCATGACTGTCCTTCCTGAGTGTCAGCGGGCTGCGGGACGGAACCGCATGAAACCGAAGGCGGCGGAGAGCAGGAGCATCCCGCCGCCGATGGCCACCAGGTATCCGGCAAGTGGAACGGTCCCTGCCCCGGCCCTGCCGGAATCCGGCAGGGCGGCTGCCAATGTCCGGGCTGAGCGGGACGGCATCGGCGATGACGCCTTAGCCGGCGTGGCAAAGCCTGCACCTGACGGCGTTCCGGCGGATGCTGAAGGGGCGGTCGCTGTCCCCTGGCCGGCCACACCTTCCTGCGACGGCAGGTTTTCCGCGGCCGAACCGGGAACTACGGGCTGGGTGTCTGCGGGGCCGGAACCGCCCTGCGCGGGTCCGGGGCTGGCTGGCCCGGCCGGGGCGGTCGGCGCCGATGCGGGCGCCGGGGAAGGCGGGCCGCCGGAAACGCAGAACCCGCCCGCGGCAGCCGGAACCTGCTTGTCCGGGCAGGGTTCGGCACTTGCCGGTGCGGCGATACCCAGCAAAAAGAAGGCGACGACGGACAGCACCGCGAGGATGCAGGGAACCAGTCGACCGTTGCGCATGTCACCCTACGCTACCCGCTCCGGCGAAATCCGTCCTGCCACCCGGCGGCCCGACCCTAGCGCAGGGCTGTGAAGCGGGCGGGTGAGCCCCCGCCGTCGGCGAGGTCTGCAAGTATCCGGCCAATGGCCGGTGTGAACTTGAAACCGTGGCCGGAGAAGCCGGCCCCCACCACCACTGGACCGAAACGGTCCAGCACGAAGTCCTCGTTGGCGGTGCTGGTGTACGTGCAACTGATGGGAACCGCCGACTCCGCATCCACGCCCGGCAGCCACTCCCGGACGTAGCGCACCAGCGCCTGAAGCTGGACAGGTTCGGGGGTGAAGCTGCGCGCGTCCGGGTCCGTCACCGGCCCCACGCCGTGCCAGCCGGCTTTGATGCCCTCGCCCGGGGTGAGCATTCCGTAGACGGGGCTGTACCAGTACGCGTCGCGGGGATCATCCGGGTCCGGGTTGTGGTTGAAGCTGGGCCAGGCCAGTGAGTCGTCCAGCGGCGTGAAGTGTGCCGGCTGCTCCTGCGTGACCACAAGCCCCGGCAGCGTGACCCGGTTCCCGAGAAGCTTGCCGGTCCACGCGCCGGCGGTGACCACCACACGGCGCGCGGTGATCTCGCCGGAGTCAATGACCACGACGGCGCGGTCGCCGTCAACGCGGATGTCGCGGACCGGCGTCGAGTATTCAAAGCGGGCGCCGTGCGCCTCGGCGGCCTGGCGCAGCGCCAGCAGCGCGTCGGCGGCGCGGACCCGTCCCGAGCCGGGCACCACCAGGACGTCACCCCTGAAGTTCATGCCCCGCCAGCGCTCCGCCGCCTCTGCCGCCGGAATGAAGTGGCTCTCAATGCCCCGCTCGGCGTGCGACGAACGAACGTCCCGCAGCCGCCGGACGTTGCCGTGGTTCACCAGGCCCACGAGGTCCAGGAGCTGCGTGCCCGTTGCACCCTCGAGCTCGTCCCAGAGGTCCTTGGCCTCGGTGACCAGGTCCAGGTAGTCGGGCTCGGCGTAGGCCATGTTGAAATTGCGGGTCGCGCCGTGGGAGGCGCCGATGTGATGCCCCTGTTCAAACTGCTCCAGGAGGACAACGGACCTGCCGCGGCGGGCAAGCTGCCACGCGGCAGCGGATCCCATCGCCCCTCCGCCGACCACGACGACGTCAACTTCCACCACAGCTCCACCAGACTCGATCCCGCGGCCTCGCCAAGAGGCCTGTTGCCGGGACCTATTCTTCCGGATTGACCGGCTCAGCCCGCGAAAGTTACATCCTTGCTGTCCTCAACCGCAGCGGTGCGGCCGGGAGCCGTGTGGTATTTCCAGTAAAGGTTGGTGTGCGCAATGACCTTGTCCGGCGGCGGGGCACCCCACTCGCTCTGGTCCTCCGTGGTGTGCGCGTCACCAACGAGGGTCACGTCGTAGCCGCGGACAAAGGCGCCGTGGATGGTGGACCGGATGCACTCATCCGTCTGCGCGCCGGTCACCACCAGGCGCCCGACTGCTGCTCCGGCCAGTACGTCTTCCAGGTCGGTGTCCTCGAAGGAGTCCGCGAACGACTTGTGCACCAGCGGTTCCGGTTCCTGCCGCTTCAGTTCCGGCACGAGCTCCCAGGCATCGCTTCCCTTCGCCAGTTGCCCACTCGAGTGCTGGACCCAGACGATCGGGACGCCTTCGCTCCGCGCTTTGTCAACGAGGGTGGCGATGTTGGCGACGACGGCGTCGCGCTGGTGCACATCGGCCACCACCCCGTTCTGGACGTCGATCACCAGCAAGGCGGTGTTGGGTCGATCCGACAGTGTGGTCATAGCGAGCTCCTCGGTTTGTGCCGGGACATGCTGCGGCCCTGGAGTGGCAATCCGTTGCATGCATTTTACGTGGGCTTAACTTGATCGGTCTTGTGAGCCTACAAGGGGCCGCGACAGACTTGAAGCACTTGATGAACCGATCAATTCTGATCGTTCGACCAGACCAGCGGACGTTGTTCGCAGAGATGCGTTCGGCCCGTTTCGCGGCGAAGCTGCCGGCGGGCCGGCTCCGCAGACCGGAAGGATTAATTATGGCCGGCAAGTTTGAAGTTTTCGTCGATGCAGAGTTGCAGTACCGCTTCCGGCTGACGACGCCGGAAGGAGCCGAGCTTGCCGTGTCAGGCGCCTACCGCGACAAGCCGTCGGCGGTGGCGGCCATCGAAGCGGTCCGCGAGTGCGCGGGAATGGGGCTGATCAGCGACCTCTGCCCTGCTAGCAGTTCGGTCCCGGCACCCGCCCAGGCACCGGCTGCTGCGACGCCTGCCCCCGTCCCCGCGGCCTGCGACACCCGGCGGTTCCCGGTTGACGGCTTCCGCAAGCACGCCGCGGCCCGCCGGGCCCCGGCCGTTCCGCACTGGTCGGGGGCAGCCTGACCCGCGGGCGGTAACGTGGTACGCAGTAGAGGGAGCATGCTGCGACCTGCCGCGCGGAGGGATTCACGTTGCCAGAAGATTCGAACACCGGAGCGCCGGATCCGAGGGGCCGGCTGACGTCCCGGATCCTTCGTGGCGGCACTGAGCCCGATCCGCGGTTTACCCTGGCGAACGAGCGGACGTTCCTGGCGTGGATCCGGACGTCGCTGGCCCTGCTAGCCGGGGGCGTTGCGGTCGAAGCTTTTATGGCTGAGCTCTTGGGTCCCGAACTGCGCAAGACCATTTCGGTCCTGCTGCTTGTCCTGGCGTTGCTGATCGGGGGCGGCTCGTTCTTCCGGTGGGTGAACGTGGAACGCGCCATGCGGCGAAAAGCACCTATGCCGCTCCCGCTCATGGCCCCGGTGCTGGCCATCGGCGGGGCCCTCGTGGCGGCCATCATGGTGGTTTTCGTGATCGTCCGGCCGGCCTGAGCATGGCTTCCCGAAGCGGCGCCGCATGGCACGGCGATTCCGGCCTCCAGCCGGAACGCACTGACCTGGCCTGGAGCCGCACCACCCTGTCCATGGTGATCGCTGCGTCCGTTTTCCTGCGGTGGATGCCCCACCACGGCTGGTTCGTCGGGACGCTCGTCGGCGGTGCCGTCGTCACCGCACTGGCCATCAATCTCACCCAGAAACGCCGGTTCCACCGGGCCGTCCGGGGCATCAGGCAGGAGACCATGCCGCCGCACATAGGCTCGACGGCGGCGGTCGCCGCGAGCGTCGTCGTCCTCGCCCTGCTGGGGATTTACACCGTACTGTTCCTCCCGCTGCAGCCGTGAGCGGGGCGTGACGCGACAGGCGTGACGCCCTGCCGCGGCACCGGGCGGCCGGTCAGAAGAGCGTCAACTGGCCGTCTGGTGATCCGTTGGAGTCGGGCAGCGCCCCTTCGGGCGAGTTCATTCCCACCATTTCCTTGACGTCCGGAAGCAGCTCGCCAATGCAGGTCTGACCCTCCAGCACCGGGATCACCGCCATGTTTGCACTGCCATCGGTGCTTGAATCTGCCACTGGGTGAGTTTATTGCAGGGCACCGACACTCACGGTGCGACACTCCAACGTGGACTGTACCCCCCTCACGCCTGGCCCTCCATGACGACGGCAGGTTGCCCGGAGCTGTTGACCGGAGCAGCGGCAGGCCGCTTCGCGGTCGGTTCCGTAACACCGGCAGGCTTGTGGACCCGTCGCCACGCCCAAGGCAGCAGGTACGTGCGGGCCCACACAAGGTCCTCGGCCCTGGCGCGGCGCCAATCGCCCTGCGGCAGGTCCCCCGCCTGCAGCGGCTGCAGCGGATGCCGGACCCCAAGCGCATCGAGCACCCTCATCGCCACGGCATAGTGACCCGGCGGGGACAAGTGCAGCCTGTCCCGGTCCCACATCCGCGGGTCCCGGAGCTCCCGAAGTCCCCAGAGATCCGCGATCACGGCGTTATGCCGGGAGGCGATCTCGCGGATGTTTTCGTTGAAGACTGCCACCTTGCTCCGGTTGCGGCCGAGCACCGGCGTTGACCCCCAATCCGGTCCGGTGAAGAGCACCAGGGTGGCACCGGAAGAACTCAGCAGCGCCACGCCGTCGTCAAGCATGCCCGCGAGCTTGTCCGGATCGCTGCCGTGGAAGACCAGGTCGTTGCCTCCGGCGGAAAGCGTGATCACATCCGGCCGCAGGACCAGCGCCGGACCGGCCTGCCGGGCCAGGATCTGCTCCAGCAGCAGGCCGCGCACGGCCAGATTCGCATACGCGAAGTCGTCGTGCCCTGCGCTCAGTTCCTCTGCCACCCGGTCCACCCACCTCCTCGTGGGAAGCCTGCGCCCTTTCTTTGATTAACCACGGAACCGGTCCACATGTTCCGAAAATCGGGCGGAATGCCGTGTTTGTGAAAGGAATGCCTGCTGCTCGCCGGGCGTTAAAAGAGTGTCCGCTGTTATGAGTTGCAGCGGACTGACGGGAAGGTAATGAGCAGGAAAATCGAAACAGTCGAGGACGACGCCGGGAAGGTCATCAGCTACCACCGGCACCCCAACGGCGGCGGCCTGATCGGCCGTGGGGCCGAGGTGGACGAGTCGTCCTTCATCAGTCCAACCGCCTATGTGGAGGCCGGCGCCCAGGTGGGGGCCGGATGCCGGGTGGGCGGCGGCAGCTGGATCGACCGGCGTGCGCGGGTCGGCCACAAAGTGGTGATCGGTGATGCTGTGTACGTGGGGCAGGGAGCGGTGATCGGCCACCGGGCCCGGATCGGCAGCCACTCCAAGATCGGAGCGGGGGCCGTGATAGGGCACGGAGTCCGCCTCCACGGCGACAGCAAGGTCGCCCAGGGCAGCCGCCTCCCGGCCAGGACCGGGGCGTCGGCAAGCCCTCCGCCGCGGTCCCTTCCGGACGGTAACCGCCAGGCCGCGTGAAGCTTGCCGCTCTACCGGCGCGCGTCCCTGTTCTGCAGCGAAGCCGAGCCGGGCCCAAAGCCTCTCGTGGACCGCGCCGGAGTGGGATTACCTTAAGGCATACCCACCGTTAGGTCATTGAAAGCGGGGACGCGTGATGGGTGGCGGAACGGATCCTGATGGCGGGCACGGACGCGACGACGAACCTGACGAGGTTGGCCCCGACGGTGCCGTCCCCCAGGACGAGTCCCTCCCTGACTCCGGTGCCGTCCCCTACGACGAGGACGCGGGTTATTTCGACGACACCGCTGCCCAGCAAGAAGCTCCCCTCCCCGCAGTTCCGGAAGCTACCACCCGCGAAACGGTGGTTGCCAGGCAAGAGGAACGGTTCGGCGGCATCAAGATCGGTGCGGCCTTCTTCGGCTGGCTGACTGCAACCGCGATGGCCGTTCTGCTGGCGGCTTTGGCCATGGCGTCCACACGGACGGGCCTGCTGACCGCCGCGGATATGGCCGCAGGCACCGGGCAGGCTTGGTCCTGGCCCGGCGGCGTCACCGGCGCTGCCCTGCTCCTTATGATCCCCCTCTTCGCCTACTTTTCAGGCGGCTACGTCGCGGGACGGATGGCGCGGTTCAACGGCGTCGGCCAGGGACTCATGGTGTGGCTGTGGGCGGTCATTGTGGCTGCGGCAGCAGCCGTCGTCGCCATAGTGGGTGGCATTGTTGGCGGCGGCCAGTTGAATGTCCGGATGGTGCTCAACGACTTGCTTCGGCTGCCCGTGAATGAGGGCCCGCTGGGCACGGCCAGCATTGTCGCGGCCATCGCCGTCGCCGCGTTAGCCCTGCTGGGCTCCGTCCTGGGCGGCATGGTTGGAGTTCATTACCACCGGAAAGTGGACCGGGTGGGATTCACTCCGACGGAAAAGTACTACCAGCCCTAGTCCCGGCTCAGGCCTCGACTGGAGCTGCGAACCGTTCGCCGTTGAAGTACTCCAGCTGCCAGCCGTCAACGGCGTGGTGGTGGG
Protein-coding regions in this window:
- a CDS encoding LacI family DNA-binding transcriptional regulator — its product is MVAARAGVSTATVSLVANGKTRGRVSEDNISRVRDAISELGYVVDGIGSSLAKGVSSIVILVAPDISNPFFAKVITGVRESLGADYQLLLSVTEAGEFPQADDVRKLTALRPAGLLVDAPDAEFLEELSAAGPLVLLDAPGLEAYAPSVNLDVAHGARELAAHLAAAGHKCAAYVDSVTGTATFDVRRTAFLEEAAERGISVPPECIISTTIDVGTAAAAFARAWPQWQRNGVTAVVCGTDTQAYGVLQEARVAGVRIPEELAVAGFDDLPYSATSNPGLTSVHLPATPLGLKAGEQLRSLMEGRPLEQPQVTLESSLVVRGSTA
- a CDS encoding ThuA domain-containing protein, which encodes MTSNNKTALVVRGGWDGHQPVEATELFIPYLKDNGYDVRVEESPKIYADTEYMAGVDLIVQCMTMSTIEKDEFEGLRAAVENGTGLAGWHGGIADSYRNNSDYLHLIGGQFACHPGKHADERTGEQSDNYVPYTVDMLPAAAEHPITQGIADFDLVTEQYWVLSDDYIDVLATTTQKVREWDPWNREVISPAIWTRQWGNGKIFVCTPGHRIEVLQDKNVRTIIERGLLWASR
- a CDS encoding ribokinase, which encodes MSAGPETHGRIVVVGSLNADLTIYCERLPLPGETVHGTGFAVNPGGKSANQAVAASLLGGVVSLVGAVGDDSNGEMLLSSTAGAGVDISHVRTSESAATGVAVIAVDAHGENNIIISAGANGTLAPADVAASADAFDGASVVCLCLEVSLDTVEAAARTGHDAGATVLLNLSPYGEIPQSLADLADVLLVNAHEASLFLGSGEMPGAEADDAAWDQVRERFAERGLRRVLVTLGASGSVVLDSLVSGTDRVTRIAPVKVHAVDTTGAGDAFTGAVAARLAAGQPLAEAAAFASVAAALAATRKGTQAAYAGVADVERMRGRMA
- a CDS encoding Gfo/Idh/MocA family protein; the protein is MGKPLNVGIIGCGKIVAQYLASFRRLEQVRLVAVADLDTARAQEVADSYEGVRAVSVDELIAAHDIDLVLNLTIPAAHADVALKAIAAGKSVYGEKPLAATTEEAREVITAAREAGVVVGCAPDTVLGTGIQTARKAIDDGLIGSPIAATATMVTPGHERWHPNPDFYYQPGGGPLLDMGPYYVSALVTLLGPVVSVIGAASHTRTERTIGSGERAGQVVPVNIDTHVTGVLVHASGALSTLVMSFDAVQSKSPNIEIHGEKGSLSVPDPNHFDGDVEIFRLGGESWETLPVSAGYIDSGRGYGIADIAATPAGAEPRAGGALAFHVLEVMESVLAAAHTGAPMRIASTAERPSAVALADLAALPQEINS
- a CDS encoding MFS transporter, encoding MTTLTETKTARGNVTALMVALLASCVAFQLNASMLSPALVTMGKELNTDQAVIGLSQTWFFTAAALFSLFLPRLSDIIGRKKILIGMMLLMAVGSVIAALAPDVTWLFVGRIIQGVSGPTVPLCLIMLRSAVSNPRKYGTLMGLITAVNGGVAGVDSFVGGYFAEHFGFRSIFWLMVVLALVATALIALLAGESKPAAGTTMDWLGVFFIVVAVGALLTALNEGSKLVGGFSAGTLMLAVGLVAVAALAFYAFWTVEKRSKQPMVETVHLRQRSTWAPLLTTTLTMTGIFAVINGIVPAYVQAAAPGFGVGPTEMSLIILTPYALLGWVVGPLSGRLAPVLGYTRVLRIGLLGSIAALALIAFFGLGSLPMMIAGTVLLGIMYAGTVNIMLNGLGVVLSPAGNPGFLPGMNAGAFNLGAGLSFLVLPAVLVATSALGDAKASYLTVVVVGLVITVAAFGASLLIPKPVEAEVAE
- a CDS encoding nucleoside hydrolase, with the translated sequence MEIDVDPNPVTPARKKIILDCDPGHDDAVAMLLAHGNPDIELLAVTTVVGNQTLEKVTRNALSVGTIAGITGVPFAAGCGRPLVRTIETAPDIHGESGMDGPAQPESAIELDTRHAVDLIIDIVMEHEPGTVTLVPTAGLTNIAMAARKEPRIVERVKEVVLMGGGYHVGNWSAVAEFNIIIDPEAAHIVFNEAWPVVMVGLDLTHQALATPEVVEKIAAVGTGPARFVMELMEFFTKTYQDAQGFDHPPVHDPCAVAYVIDPSIVTTRKVPVDIELHGRLTLGMTIADFRAPAPADCNTSVAVDLDHERFWDLVTDALIRIGEPALAAPAAVSVGAATGGVK